The following are from one region of the Hyalangium gracile genome:
- a CDS encoding sensor histidine kinase — MSPERPQAPEPEGDEAPESCAPASRLRERWMQHHGPHGWKHGHWHHGGWHRDRLRMTRMGRYLFEHLHRRLFIWFGLSILVTGLVVATVMNLVGGSAWRQEMERARTFAGNRFAEVWEHPERRAELVQGISRDLDVDLELRDTTGALLLRAGGACDRPTITVPVTRQGVQLGSVQACYARSRRWTPWRTVLPLMLAGAIMWMMSGGIARRLTRPMDELARAAKALGEGKLETRVTLGKGATGEVSMLAQAFNDMAARIERQMADQRELLAAVSHELRTPLAHLRVLTEILRDGGGDPKTLDNVDREVVELDALVGELLASSRLDFGQVTARPLEATELAARALQRTGLSTELLSVEAAGTSLVADATLLGRALANLLENARKHGQGVEALRVLERDGHLAFCVDDRGPGLLPGEETRIFQPFYRKDRGGEAREAGSLGLGLALVQRIARAHGGETFAENRPGGGARVGFSVRREGPPAAAALPPG, encoded by the coding sequence ATGTCCCCCGAGCGCCCTCAAGCCCCCGAGCCGGAGGGCGACGAGGCCCCGGAGAGCTGCGCCCCGGCCTCCCGGCTTCGCGAGCGCTGGATGCAGCACCATGGGCCGCATGGCTGGAAGCATGGCCACTGGCACCACGGAGGCTGGCACCGGGACCGCCTGCGGATGACGCGCATGGGGCGCTACCTCTTCGAGCACCTGCACCGGCGGCTCTTCATCTGGTTCGGGCTGTCCATCCTCGTCACGGGCCTGGTGGTCGCCACGGTGATGAACCTGGTGGGCGGCTCGGCCTGGCGCCAGGAGATGGAGCGGGCTCGGACGTTCGCCGGCAACCGCTTCGCCGAGGTGTGGGAGCATCCCGAGCGGCGGGCGGAGCTCGTGCAAGGCATCTCCCGCGACCTGGACGTCGATCTGGAGCTGCGCGACACGACCGGAGCCCTGCTGCTTCGAGCGGGCGGCGCCTGCGACAGACCGACCATCACCGTGCCGGTGACGCGCCAGGGAGTCCAGCTCGGCTCGGTCCAGGCCTGCTACGCGCGCTCCCGGCGCTGGACGCCCTGGCGCACCGTGCTGCCCTTGATGCTCGCGGGGGCCATCATGTGGATGATGTCCGGAGGCATCGCCCGGCGGCTGACCCGGCCCATGGATGAGCTGGCCCGTGCCGCCAAGGCGCTGGGCGAAGGAAAGCTGGAGACGCGCGTGACGCTCGGCAAGGGTGCCACGGGAGAGGTGAGCATGCTCGCCCAGGCCTTCAACGACATGGCCGCCCGCATCGAGCGCCAGATGGCGGACCAGCGCGAGCTGCTCGCCGCCGTGTCACACGAGCTGCGCACGCCGCTGGCGCACCTGCGCGTGCTCACGGAAATCCTCCGGGACGGCGGCGGCGACCCGAAGACGCTGGACAACGTGGACCGTGAGGTGGTGGAGCTGGACGCGCTGGTGGGCGAGCTGCTCGCCAGCTCCCGGCTGGACTTCGGCCAGGTGACGGCCCGCCCCCTGGAGGCCACGGAGCTGGCGGCCCGCGCTCTCCAGCGGACCGGGCTGTCCACGGAGCTGCTCTCGGTGGAGGCCGCGGGGACGTCCCTGGTGGCCGATGCGACGCTGCTGGGCCGGGCGCTCGCCAACCTCCTGGAGAACGCGCGCAAGCACGGCCAGGGCGTGGAGGCGCTGCGAGTCCTCGAGCGCGACGGCCACCTGGCCTTCTGCGTGGACGACCGGGGCCCGGGCCTGCTCCCAGGCGAGGAGACGCGCATCTTCCAGCCCTTCTATCGGAAGGACCGGGGCGGAGAGGCTCGCGAGGCGGGCTCGCTCGGGCTGGGCCTGGCGCTGGTGCAGCGGATTGCCCGCGCGCACGGCGGCGAGACGTTCGCGGAGAACCGCCCTGGCGGCGGCGCCCGGGTGGGCTTCAGCGTCCGGAGGGAAGGTCCGCCCGCCGCGGCTGCCCTCCCTCCAGGGTGA
- a CDS encoding LysR family transcriptional regulator — protein MHGIYEKDLDLNLLRVFVVVAEAGSVTEAASRLYLTQPAVSAALRRLTSAVGAPLFVRAGRGLALTTRGQRLFATAQPHLQALVEATVSPATFDPRTSERTVRLGLSDTNDTWLLPSLLRLLAEEAPRMRIIVLPVQFRTVGEALSSSKVDLAVTVADELPADIRRMSLFKGGFVCLFDPRHARPGKRLTMERYLEHEHVIVSYNGDLRGVVEDVFGVQRRVRVSVPSFHSIGAIVEGSALLATVPFMVARELTALRPNLQTTTLPFDYSGASMELLWRSAVEDDEAIRFIRGLLVRVVKMKEGRIV, from the coding sequence ATGCACGGCATCTATGAGAAGGATCTCGACCTGAACCTGCTCCGCGTCTTCGTCGTGGTGGCGGAGGCGGGCAGCGTCACGGAGGCGGCCAGCCGGCTCTACCTCACCCAGCCCGCGGTGAGCGCGGCGCTCCGGCGACTGACGTCCGCGGTGGGGGCTCCGCTCTTCGTGCGCGCGGGACGCGGGCTGGCGCTCACCACGCGCGGGCAGCGCCTGTTCGCGACCGCGCAGCCGCACCTCCAGGCGCTCGTCGAGGCGACCGTCTCTCCGGCCACGTTCGATCCCAGGACGAGCGAGCGGACCGTGCGGCTTGGCCTCTCGGACACGAACGACACGTGGCTCCTGCCCTCGCTCCTGCGGCTGCTGGCGGAGGAGGCCCCGCGCATGCGCATCATCGTGCTCCCGGTCCAGTTCCGCACCGTCGGCGAGGCGCTGAGCTCCTCGAAGGTGGATCTCGCGGTGACGGTGGCGGACGAGCTGCCAGCGGACATCCGGCGCATGTCGCTGTTCAAGGGAGGCTTCGTGTGCCTCTTCGATCCGCGCCACGCCCGGCCCGGCAAGCGCCTGACGATGGAGCGATACCTCGAGCACGAGCACGTCATCGTCTCGTACAACGGAGATCTGCGAGGCGTGGTCGAGGACGTGTTCGGGGTCCAGCGGCGCGTGCGGGTGTCGGTGCCGAGCTTCCACAGCATCGGCGCCATCGTGGAGGGCAGTGCGCTGCTCGCCACGGTGCCGTTCATGGTGGCGCGAGAGCTCACCGCCCTGCGCCCGAACCTCCAGACCACGACGCTCCCGTTCGACTACTCGGGAGCGTCGATGGAGCTGCTCTGGCGGAGCGCGGTCGAGGATGACGAGGCCATCCGCTTCATCCGCGGGCTGCTGGTCCGCGTGGTGAAGATGAAGGAAGGCCGCATCGTCTAA
- a CDS encoding regulatory protein RecX, producing the protein MDERKEGQRGKPQGAPKKPRKASPRYLENAALHYLKRYSATVSQLKRVLMRKVDRSLRFHGGDRAEALGWVDALAEKLIRNGLINDQAYAGQKAWSLRASGRSARVIAQKLRMKGVAADVVQQKLAEATAEVSEEAAARIWARKKRLGPFRRDEKTRQEHRQKDLAALARAGFSFSTAKKVVDGAPE; encoded by the coding sequence ATGGATGAGCGGAAGGAAGGACAGCGAGGCAAGCCCCAGGGCGCGCCGAAGAAGCCCCGGAAGGCGTCTCCGCGCTACCTGGAGAACGCCGCGCTGCACTACCTGAAGCGTTACTCGGCCACGGTGAGCCAGCTCAAGCGGGTGCTCATGCGGAAGGTGGACCGCTCGCTGCGCTTCCACGGAGGGGACCGCGCCGAGGCGCTCGGCTGGGTGGATGCGCTCGCCGAGAAGCTCATCCGCAACGGGCTCATCAACGACCAGGCCTACGCCGGACAGAAGGCCTGGTCGCTGAGGGCGTCGGGTCGCAGCGCCCGGGTGATTGCCCAGAAGCTGCGGATGAAGGGCGTCGCCGCGGACGTCGTCCAGCAGAAGCTGGCCGAGGCCACCGCGGAGGTGTCCGAGGAGGCAGCGGCCCGTATCTGGGCGCGAAAGAAGCGGCTGGGCCCCTTCCGGCGCGACGAGAAGACCCGGCAGGAGCACCGCCAGAAGGATCTCGCCGCCCTGGCCCGAGCGGGCTTCTCGTTCTCGACGGCGAAGAAGGTCGTCGACGGCGCGCCCGAGTAG
- a CDS encoding aldo/keto reductase translates to MSTNDTKKTQRTLKLGSTGPEVFPLGLGCMGMSGMYGATDDAESIRTIQTAIDRGVTLIDTGDFYGMGHNEMLVGKAIAGRRERVQLSVKFGALRGPDGSWGGVDTRPAAVKNFVAYSLKRLGVEAIDIYRPARLDPNVPIEETIGAIAELVKAGYVRHIGLSEVGAETIRRAHRVHPIVDLQIEYSLASRSPEARIFPVLSELGISATLYGVFSRGLLTGSKPKGPGDYRAYLPRFTGSNREKNEGVVETLQRFAQERRMTPGQLAIAWVLARQPAFVPVVGSKTVAQLDDALGALEHPLSKEDLAALESLGTVAGERYSDEHMKHLDSERR, encoded by the coding sequence ATGAGCACGAACGACACGAAGAAGACGCAGCGCACGCTGAAGCTGGGCTCCACGGGGCCCGAGGTATTTCCCCTGGGACTCGGCTGCATGGGAATGTCCGGCATGTACGGCGCGACCGATGACGCCGAGAGCATCCGGACCATCCAGACCGCCATCGATCGCGGCGTCACCCTGATCGACACGGGTGACTTCTACGGGATGGGCCACAACGAGATGCTCGTGGGCAAGGCCATCGCCGGCCGCAGGGAGCGGGTCCAGCTCTCGGTGAAGTTCGGCGCGCTCCGCGGGCCGGATGGGAGCTGGGGAGGCGTCGACACCCGCCCGGCAGCGGTGAAGAACTTCGTTGCCTACAGCCTCAAGCGCCTGGGCGTGGAGGCCATCGACATCTACCGCCCCGCCCGGCTCGATCCCAACGTTCCAATCGAGGAGACCATCGGAGCCATCGCGGAGCTCGTGAAGGCGGGCTACGTGCGCCACATCGGCCTGTCCGAGGTCGGCGCCGAGACGATCCGCCGCGCGCACCGCGTCCACCCCATCGTCGATCTGCAGATCGAGTACTCGCTGGCGAGCCGCAGCCCCGAGGCGCGGATCTTCCCCGTGCTCTCCGAGCTCGGCATCAGCGCGACGCTCTACGGCGTCTTCTCGCGAGGCCTGCTCACCGGCAGCAAGCCAAAGGGCCCGGGTGACTACCGCGCCTACCTGCCCCGCTTCACCGGCTCGAACCGCGAGAAGAACGAGGGCGTGGTGGAGACCCTCCAGCGCTTCGCCCAGGAGCGTCGCATGACGCCGGGACAGCTGGCGATCGCGTGGGTGCTCGCGCGCCAGCCGGCCTTCGTTCCGGTGGTCGGCTCGAAGACCGTCGCGCAGCTCGACGACGCGCTCGGCGCGCTGGAGCACCCGCTGTCGAAGGAGGACCTGGCGGCGCTCGAGTCGCTCGGGACGGTCGCCGGCGAGCGCTACAGCGACGAGCATATGAAGCACCTGGACAGCGAGCGCCGGTAG
- the cyoE gene encoding heme o synthase — protein MSARAVSVPNIASDLVSLTKPRLSSLVLATTAGGVWLAPGELSVPRVLVTLLATAGTVAAANALNCYIERQSDRFMARTRNRPLPSGRMEPGVALWFGLSLAAVSLPALALGANVLTACLGLVAFLSYVLVYTPLKSRTSAAMLVGAVPGALPPLMGWTAVTGQVDTGGFVLFSILFLWQIPHFLAIALFRKEEYAAAGLKSVPLERGDESSRAQIVLYLVALVPMTLLPYQLRIAGPWYLMVAVVLGLSFLGLGAWGFFRQLGKPWARQTFFFSLLYLTGLFVALMLDSGMSL, from the coding sequence GTGAGCGCGCGCGCCGTGTCCGTACCGAACATCGCGAGTGACCTGGTGTCCCTCACCAAGCCGCGGCTCTCCAGCCTGGTGCTGGCGACCACGGCGGGCGGGGTGTGGCTGGCCCCCGGTGAGCTGAGCGTGCCCCGAGTGCTGGTGACGCTGCTGGCCACCGCCGGCACCGTGGCGGCCGCCAACGCCCTCAACTGCTACATCGAGCGGCAGAGCGATCGCTTCATGGCGCGCACGCGCAACCGGCCGCTGCCCTCCGGGCGCATGGAGCCGGGCGTGGCGCTGTGGTTCGGCCTGTCGCTGGCGGCCGTGTCGCTGCCCGCGCTGGCGCTGGGCGCCAACGTGCTCACCGCGTGCCTGGGCCTGGTGGCCTTCCTGAGCTACGTGCTGGTGTACACGCCGCTGAAGTCGCGCACGTCCGCGGCCATGCTGGTGGGCGCGGTGCCCGGCGCGCTGCCGCCGCTGATGGGGTGGACGGCCGTGACGGGGCAGGTGGACACCGGCGGCTTCGTCCTCTTCTCCATCCTCTTCCTGTGGCAGATCCCCCACTTCCTGGCGATCGCCCTGTTCCGCAAGGAGGAGTACGCGGCGGCGGGCCTCAAGTCCGTGCCGCTGGAGCGCGGGGACGAGTCCAGCCGGGCGCAGATCGTCCTCTACCTGGTGGCGCTGGTGCCGATGACGCTGCTGCCGTACCAGCTGCGCATCGCCGGGCCCTGGTACCTGATGGTGGCCGTGGTGCTCGGGCTCAGCTTCCTGGGGCTGGGGGCATGGGGTTTCTTCCGGCAGCTGGGAAAGCCCTGGGCACGCCAGACGTTCTTCTTCTCGCTGCTCTACCTCACGGGCCTCTTCGTCGCGCTGATGCTCGACAGCGGCATGAGCCTCTAG
- a CDS encoding carboxypeptidase regulatory-like domain-containing protein translates to MKLRTFSLAMIGAAGLAVLPGCKKDEAPAAPSTPAATPEPSKPATPEPAQAQTPPAPAGKSTIKGVVKFTGTAPAPTDVAPSSDPACEGMPLKDQPVMVKDGKLQNVLVRVKGNVAGAPAASASSPAVVIDQVKCTYTPRVMGAQAGQPIQVKNSDQTLHNVRAMAGTKPIFNMAQPPSMPPVNKTTPADTELLQLKCDVHPWMKAFIHVSPHPYFSTTGEDGAFTLSGLPAGTYTLEAWHETLGTKTAEVTVKDDETAEASFEFTAG, encoded by the coding sequence ATGAAGCTGCGCACGTTCAGCCTCGCCATGATCGGGGCCGCCGGACTGGCGGTCCTGCCGGGCTGCAAGAAGGACGAGGCGCCCGCCGCGCCCTCCACCCCCGCGGCCACCCCCGAGCCCTCCAAGCCGGCGACTCCCGAGCCGGCCCAGGCGCAGACGCCGCCTGCCCCTGCTGGCAAGAGCACCATCAAGGGCGTGGTGAAGTTCACCGGCACCGCCCCGGCTCCCACCGACGTGGCGCCGAGCTCTGATCCGGCCTGCGAGGGCATGCCGCTGAAGGATCAGCCGGTGATGGTGAAGGACGGCAAGCTGCAGAACGTGCTGGTGCGCGTGAAGGGCAACGTGGCCGGCGCCCCCGCGGCGAGCGCGTCCAGCCCCGCGGTGGTCATCGACCAGGTGAAGTGCACCTACACGCCGCGCGTGATGGGCGCCCAGGCCGGTCAGCCCATCCAGGTGAAGAACAGCGACCAGACGCTGCACAACGTGCGCGCCATGGCGGGCACCAAGCCCATCTTCAACATGGCGCAGCCGCCGTCGATGCCGCCGGTCAACAAGACGACGCCGGCCGACACGGAGCTGCTCCAGCTCAAGTGCGACGTGCACCCGTGGATGAAGGCCTTCATCCACGTCAGCCCGCACCCGTACTTCTCCACCACGGGGGAGGACGGCGCGTTCACCCTCTCCGGCCTGCCGGCGGGCACGTACACGCTCGAGGCGTGGCACGAGACGCTCGGCACGAAGACGGCCGAGGTCACCGTGAAGGACGACGAGACCGCCGAGGCCTCGTTCGAGTTCACAGCGGGCTAG
- a CDS encoding response regulator transcription factor has protein sequence MPTRVLLIDDDTRMYELLAQYLGQNGITVAHAPDGGRGLAALEAHTYDAVLLDVMMPGMDGLEVCKRIRAKGQIPILMLTARGDETDRVVGLELGADDYLAKPFSPRELLARLRAVLRRAQPAAVADRLESSGISVDVSGREVKVGSRAVELTGLEFDLLVALMRRAGRVIPRDALLGEAGRSDTVVGERTVDVHISHLRQKLGDEAGKLIKTVRGVGYVFAKEGA, from the coding sequence ATGCCTACCCGCGTCCTCCTCATCGACGATGACACCCGGATGTACGAGCTGCTCGCGCAGTACCTGGGGCAGAACGGCATCACGGTGGCCCACGCACCGGACGGAGGCCGCGGGCTGGCCGCACTGGAGGCCCACACCTACGACGCGGTGCTGCTCGACGTGATGATGCCGGGCATGGACGGCCTGGAGGTGTGCAAGCGCATCCGCGCCAAGGGGCAGATTCCCATCCTCATGCTCACCGCCCGCGGAGACGAGACGGACCGGGTGGTGGGCCTGGAGCTGGGCGCGGACGACTACCTGGCCAAGCCCTTCAGCCCGCGCGAGCTGCTGGCGCGCCTGCGAGCCGTGCTCCGGCGAGCGCAGCCCGCCGCCGTGGCGGACCGGCTGGAGTCCAGCGGCATCTCCGTGGACGTGTCCGGGCGCGAGGTGAAGGTGGGGAGCCGGGCGGTGGAGCTCACCGGGCTGGAGTTCGATCTGCTCGTGGCGCTGATGCGGCGCGCGGGCCGGGTGATTCCCCGCGACGCCCTGCTGGGCGAGGCGGGCCGCAGCGACACGGTGGTGGGTGAGCGCACCGTGGACGTGCACATCTCCCACCTCCGGCAGAAGCTGGGGGATGAGGCAGGCAAGCTCATCAAGACGGTGCGCGGCGTGGGCTACGTGTTCGCCAAAGAGGGTGCGTGA
- a CDS encoding cupin domain-containing protein, whose protein sequence is MGDTSVKKVEARHSPRGEMGQKYLASGIRVSMRLWEEEQPAEPAEPVARDYETVGYVVKGRAELHLEGQVLILNPGDSWLVPRGARHTYKILEPFTAVEATSPPASVHGRDESGAKGPARA, encoded by the coding sequence ATGGGTGACACCAGCGTCAAGAAGGTCGAAGCGCGCCACTCGCCGCGAGGAGAGATGGGGCAGAAGTACCTCGCCTCGGGCATCCGCGTGTCCATGCGCCTGTGGGAAGAGGAGCAGCCCGCGGAGCCGGCCGAGCCCGTCGCCCGTGACTACGAGACCGTGGGCTACGTGGTGAAGGGCCGCGCCGAGCTGCACCTGGAAGGACAGGTCCTCATCCTCAACCCTGGGGACTCCTGGCTCGTCCCGCGCGGCGCCCGCCACACGTACAAGATCCTCGAGCCGTTCACCGCCGTGGAGGCCACCAGCCCGCCGGCGTCCGTGCACGGCCGCGACGAGAGCGGCGCCAAGGGGCCGGCCCGCGCCTGA
- a CDS encoding periplasmic heavy metal sensor: MFGFIFGTACLAGLIFTLRRGRWHHRHGRGGRWSWRGKMRWLFERLDTSPGQEKVFVKAADELTEAFEKMRDEVSASRAAIARALRAEHLDSAALNELHAKHDALLANLRETMRASMSQVHEALDPRQRRELADLIEHGWGYGYRGYGWHGGYRHC; this comes from the coding sequence ATGTTCGGATTCATCTTTGGAACCGCGTGCCTGGCGGGCCTCATCTTCACGCTGCGCCGGGGCCGCTGGCACCACCGCCACGGGCGGGGCGGGCGCTGGAGCTGGCGCGGGAAGATGCGCTGGCTGTTCGAGCGGCTGGACACCTCGCCGGGCCAGGAGAAGGTCTTCGTCAAGGCGGCGGATGAGCTGACCGAGGCCTTCGAGAAGATGCGCGACGAGGTGAGCGCCAGCCGCGCCGCCATCGCCCGGGCGCTGCGCGCCGAGCACCTGGACTCCGCCGCGCTGAACGAGCTGCACGCGAAGCATGACGCGCTGCTGGCCAACCTGCGCGAGACGATGCGGGCCTCGATGTCCCAGGTGCACGAGGCGCTGGATCCGCGCCAGCGCCGCGAGCTGGCGGACCTCATCGAGCACGGCTGGGGCTACGGCTACCGCGGCTACGGCTGGCACGGCGGCTACCGGCACTGCTGA
- a CDS encoding tetratricopeptide repeat protein — protein sequence MSTSPMKTLSPAELAKLEHAFAADPSSDAYKPLAEAYLGMGRFMEAMVVCKKGVKAHPNAADPRLLLARVYLQQGKDKKALEEALGALQVQPSDKNSLRMVGMLQLKTGEPDPGKANLLKAWEADPNDSETVTLLQQYKVEPPKPAAPAPAPVAPVAPVAAPVASAPQAPVTASPAATPAPAPTPVASPTPAARRPSATGTPAVRPIPQGTQSGGTSPARPVARRPVVVDEVDVDDDDDEVSSRRRSSKQNPTSKYITLGLLVVVVLSTVGYAWYSSHTKKLNREYKKHLDAATEQLKHDSFASYKKACEEADKALEVFSDGTAAHGYLAYAWAIRWGEHGGGDDARRKAQEHLEAAQKGKEDSSHLYAAEALIQTYGGKGKEALSKLETRVKEFDAQGKASSLLYLTLGLIQMNAGDLEHARDSLDKAHNLAPDDPRIYAGLGAVYRRLGQDVTAFQQYDFALRYEKDHPESMLGKSLLILDQDAPQLELYELAARMLKKLLEADPPPSPRQLAASQLARSLLISRVSVAMGEQKPEIQTKLSEVTGVPTDKEKARALMLKAEQDGFALDKTNPELHLIKGRRLMLEGQTDQAVSAMREAIKMDSTRAQFYVELAKALMAKPGGEKEAAEALTTALKTMGDSPKLVVMLGNAYRRQGKLDEALTQYQRAVKDPKAKNPEARLAMGAIYRERSDWEKAREQLEKAVQEFIGQPDRAALALTELGRVFQGKGDATKAEEYFQKAIESDGNYGPAYYFYATMLSKDRKQNDKVRMLAQEYLKLEPKGEHAPELQRLASGG from the coding sequence ATGTCTACCTCCCCCATGAAGACGTTGAGCCCGGCCGAGCTTGCCAAGCTCGAGCACGCGTTCGCCGCTGACCCGTCCTCCGACGCATACAAGCCGCTCGCCGAGGCCTATCTGGGCATGGGCCGCTTCATGGAGGCGATGGTCGTTTGCAAGAAGGGCGTCAAGGCGCACCCGAATGCGGCCGACCCTCGCCTCCTGCTGGCCCGTGTCTACCTCCAGCAGGGCAAGGACAAGAAGGCCCTCGAGGAGGCGCTCGGCGCCCTCCAGGTCCAGCCCTCCGACAAGAACTCGCTGCGCATGGTCGGCATGCTGCAGCTGAAGACGGGTGAGCCCGACCCGGGCAAGGCCAACCTCCTGAAGGCGTGGGAGGCGGATCCGAACGACTCGGAGACCGTCACCCTCCTGCAGCAGTACAAGGTGGAGCCTCCCAAGCCCGCGGCGCCCGCTCCGGCGCCCGTCGCGCCGGTGGCCCCTGTCGCCGCGCCGGTGGCCTCCGCGCCCCAGGCGCCCGTGACGGCCAGCCCCGCGGCCACGCCCGCTCCCGCGCCGACGCCCGTCGCCAGCCCGACCCCCGCGGCCAGGCGCCCCTCGGCCACCGGCACCCCCGCGGTCCGTCCGATTCCCCAGGGCACCCAGTCCGGAGGGACGAGCCCCGCCCGGCCCGTTGCCCGCCGCCCCGTCGTCGTGGACGAGGTGGATGTCGACGACGACGATGACGAGGTGAGCTCGCGGCGCCGCTCGTCCAAGCAGAACCCGACGAGCAAGTACATCACCCTGGGCCTCCTGGTGGTGGTGGTGCTCTCCACCGTCGGCTACGCCTGGTACTCGAGCCACACCAAGAAGCTCAACCGCGAGTACAAGAAGCACCTGGACGCGGCCACCGAGCAGCTCAAGCACGACTCGTTCGCCTCCTACAAGAAGGCCTGCGAGGAGGCCGACAAGGCCCTCGAGGTGTTCTCGGACGGCACCGCCGCGCATGGCTACCTGGCGTATGCCTGGGCCATCCGCTGGGGTGAGCACGGCGGCGGCGACGACGCGCGCCGCAAGGCCCAGGAGCACCTGGAGGCGGCCCAGAAGGGCAAGGAGGACAGCTCGCACCTGTACGCCGCCGAGGCGCTCATCCAGACCTATGGCGGCAAGGGCAAGGAGGCGCTGAGCAAGCTCGAGACGCGCGTGAAGGAGTTCGACGCGCAGGGCAAGGCCAGCTCGCTGCTGTACCTGACGCTGGGCCTCATCCAGATGAACGCGGGCGACCTGGAGCACGCCCGCGACAGCCTGGACAAGGCGCACAACCTGGCGCCGGACGATCCGCGCATCTACGCCGGCCTGGGCGCGGTGTACCGCCGGCTCGGCCAGGACGTCACCGCGTTCCAGCAGTACGACTTCGCGCTGCGCTACGAGAAGGACCACCCCGAGTCCATGCTCGGCAAGTCGCTGCTCATCCTCGACCAGGATGCGCCTCAGCTGGAGCTGTACGAGCTGGCCGCGCGCATGCTCAAGAAGCTGCTGGAGGCCGATCCTCCGCCCTCGCCCAGGCAGCTGGCCGCCTCGCAGCTGGCGCGCTCGCTGCTGATCAGCCGCGTCTCCGTGGCGATGGGTGAGCAGAAGCCGGAGATCCAGACGAAGCTCTCCGAGGTGACGGGCGTGCCCACCGACAAGGAGAAGGCTCGCGCGCTGATGCTCAAGGCCGAGCAGGACGGCTTCGCGCTCGACAAGACGAACCCCGAGCTGCACCTCATCAAGGGCCGCCGCCTGATGCTGGAGGGCCAGACCGACCAGGCCGTCTCCGCCATGCGCGAGGCCATCAAGATGGACAGCACCCGGGCCCAGTTCTACGTGGAGCTGGCCAAGGCGCTCATGGCCAAGCCCGGCGGCGAGAAGGAGGCCGCCGAGGCGCTCACCACCGCCCTCAAGACGATGGGCGACAGCCCCAAGCTGGTGGTGATGCTCGGCAACGCCTACCGCCGCCAGGGCAAGCTGGACGAGGCGCTGACGCAGTACCAGCGCGCGGTGAAGGATCCGAAGGCCAAGAACCCCGAGGCGCGCCTGGCCATGGGCGCCATCTACCGCGAGCGCTCCGACTGGGAGAAGGCTCGCGAGCAGCTCGAGAAGGCCGTGCAGGAGTTCATCGGCCAGCCGGACCGGGCGGCGCTGGCGCTCACGGAGCTGGGCCGCGTCTTCCAGGGCAAGGGGGACGCCACCAAGGCCGAGGAGTACTTCCAGAAGGCCATCGAGTCGGACGGCAACTACGGGCCGGCCTACTACTTCTACGCCACCATGCTCAGCAAGGACCGCAAGCAGAACGACAAGGTCCGCATGCTGGCGCAGGAGTACCTCAAGCTCGAGCCCAAGGGAGAGCACGCCCCCGAGCTGCAGCGTCTGGCCTCGGGCGGGTAG
- a CDS encoding cold-shock protein, with translation MATGTVKWFNDSKGFGFIAQEGGEDVFCHHTAIQADGFRTLAEGQRVEFDVKRGPKGLQAENVRVVG, from the coding sequence ATGGCAACTGGTACCGTGAAGTGGTTCAATGATTCCAAGGGCTTCGGCTTCATCGCGCAGGAGGGCGGGGAGGATGTGTTCTGCCACCACACCGCCATCCAGGCTGACGGCTTCCGCACGCTCGCCGAGGGGCAGCGCGTGGAGTTCGACGTGAAGCGGGGCCCCAAGGGCCTTCAGGCGGAGAACGTTCGCGTCGTCGGCTGA